Below is a genomic region from Raphanus sativus cultivar WK10039 chromosome 4, ASM80110v3, whole genome shotgun sequence.
GAATTAACAGTAACGTAGCCAGAGAATTGAGAGAAGTTGAGGTTAGGAGGTTGGCCTGGCAAAGAGAGGATCTTGTCCCTCATCTTTTGCTCCTTAGCATCATCAGTACTACTCGAGACTATGTCTAATAATGCAATGATCAtgcttaataaaaatatacattgaTACAGTGTTAGacactttctgcttcttgtgatcatcatcatcaaaagattttttttttcttgtgtgtgTATTTTAATTTCTTGGTTTGATAGTTTCTTGAGAATCTCTCATTTCTCCACCTTGCTGAATTTATAACTTAGAAAACCGAGGGTCGTTGTCAACTTATGCCATTTTTAGGGATCATGTGGTGTATTAAATAGTTATTTGTGCTGAAACTGTTgattattattgtatatatagtcaaaTTAATTAGCTTACTTGTCGATTGAGTATGCTGACTACTCGAATATATTATACACATTATTGTGTTTGTTATTCTTTGGTATCCTGTATATGTATGCCTCTCTTTCATCATGatagttatattatgtttatttattaacttttatcGTTACCTAGTCATTGTCATAATAGTACATTCAGGTTTCATGATTTGATGATGAAGGCGAACTATTTtagctatatatattatagcCTTTGACTAATTAAAAGCTATATATTGCTTGCTTAAACCGTAATTTAGTCATGTATTTCACATGGAGAGGTTGTACCGTGTAGACGTGTATATCTTATAGGAGTAATATAAAGTGGGATTTGCATGACCTTATAAATTAACGGtaatcatataaaatacatttatcaCAAATAACTTTTAGTTTAATGAGTTGGTTCAATTGGTAAGCTGATTTTGTTTGACATTTAGTGGCTCGTCTGTtcatatttttcacttttagttTCACCTAATGCCGATCTTGTTGGACCATAACAATTAATTTGTGTTCCATTTTGTCCAAACCCTTTTGTTTTAGTCTTCAacattatttttgttgttgttgccaaTTCTATTATCGAAACTCTGGATAAAGCTAATAAAAAGGTTTCGAAATAAAATACTTAACTGAACCAGTCTCTCTTTGTGTTTAATCATATCTTTTTCAGCGAGTTATAGTCCAAAGAAAAATCAACATcaatgtttatattttctttcacatcaatgtttatatattttctatagtAAAAAAATGCATAAAGAGATGTTCATAACTCATAAGGTGAGCAATCCCAAAGATGATCATGTGCCTAATTAAATGCATTCCGTAGAATTAAAGAACCGACTATGTGTTAGATAGaattaaaaaagaagtaaaaaccGTGTCTTACTCGTTTTCTTGTGTACCAAGAAAAGCAACGGAAAGCCTTAATTTAGTGGTAGCAGCTAAGCATCCCACACATCGACAGACAACACTCATTATTATCAGACCAAACTAAATTAATGTTTACTCAAAGCTCTTACAACTAAACAAACAACAAGAGAATAATACCACATGGAAGTAAATACAAATGATCTCCATAGGACAAATTTTACAGAACCTGAAAAGGTTTTTGTGCTCGCAGTGTCTTAACATTTTACATTGGCTTGTTGTTGAGAAACGACTGAAAAAGAAGGAAACCTCGCCGAGGTCGGTGAAGAGGTACCTCGTGCCCTGCTCCATGTATTGTCACCAGGGTCAGTCCTTTGTAAACTTGGCTCCACCCACCAACCTATTGTTTACACATTTATACGTTAACTAACTACACAAAGAACTAAAAAAAGCTCTGTTCTGGTTTTGTTTGCTTCTTGTACCTGTCCATTGTCGTACCAAGGGTACCATTCGGAGACTGGTTGTAACTTGAGGGCTCTAATAGAGTACCGAGTTCCAGTCACGGGAACTACTGAGTCAGTATCTCCACTGCATAATGCAACAAGATATCATCATCATAGTAACCAAACCTAGATGGATACAGAGGAGAACTAGATATACCTGAAAACCCATATCCTGAGGCCAGCAGCGATGAGCTCCTTGTAGATTGGAAGCATAGAGAGAGGAGAATCCGCCCATTTATCTCCAACAATGTCactaaaacacacacaacaaaCAAATGTCACTGAAAACAAGAGAAAAGTTAAACtgtaaaaatttgataaaaaaaatccattGATTACCTGCATGTCTTCCATGGATAAGCAATTCCGGTTGTGTTAGCATGCATAGCCTTTTGAACCTCCGGAGAGTTGAAATACATCCCGGAGTATCTCTCCGTGCATGGGTCATATGCTCTCCACATCCATGGCTGAGTGAGTCCAAAAACAGTTTTAataatgaaaacaaacaaacaaacatataataaaGTGGGCATTGATGGGAACGGAACTCACATGACGAACCCTCAAGAAGCGTGACCTAAGAGCTGCAGCTTCCTTCTTACAAGTGGCAGTGTAAATGCTGTACGGATCAATATCTCCTTGCTCCTTGTCCGCAGCTTCAATGGCCTTGCTGCACTCAAGGGAAGGGTGCTCGGAGGATACAAACTCACAGGTGATCCTTAAGTTGTGGTAAGTGAGATCAGATATCAACCCATGAGTCCACCAGTACTCAAACAACCCCACGAAATCATGGTAGTCATCAATCACAGCATTCCCCACCttaaagataataataaattattacgGGATATATACGACATATATATTCTTTACATATTAGTTTGTGATAAGTATGTAAATATTCCTTCTCTAGATTCTACGAATTAGGTAAAACAGTTTGTATATATACTTTGGTCCATTGACCCATATCAACACAAGAAATCCTTTATACGATACTAGATTTCTtgacatggtatcagagcgctAAAAGCACAAAAATCTTTTAAAGCTTTTTCTCGATCTACTTGGCCTTCTACGTTCCTTGATTATTTTTCTCTACTCTTCTCTCTCGAGTTATGGGAAGTGATGACGGCAAGGATGATTTTCAGAGTTCCTCCGGGAAGACTGCGGCTTCAGAGTCGCGTGTGGAGACACGGAGACGTACAATCTCACCGTACGATCTCTCCTCCAGTGATAATCCCGGCTCTGTTATCTCTCAGCCGTTGCTTAAGGGACCCAATTACAACGAGTGGGCCACTAACCTGCGCATGGCTCTTAAGGCGAGGAAGAAGTTTGGTTTTGTTGATGGTTCAATCCCCGAACCAGGTTCTAATTCGCCTGACTTCGATGATTGGTGGACCAATAACGCTTTGGTTATGTCTTGGATGAAGCTTACTATAGCTGAATCAGTTCGTTCGAATCTATCGCATCTGGAACTTGCTCGCGATTATTGGGAACATATTCGCAAGCGTTACTCGGTCAACAACGGACAGCGTGTTCAACGTATCAAAGCAGAACTTGCTACTTGCAGACAACATGGCTTGTCTATTGAAACTTACTACGGAAAGCTGATGCAACTGTGGACTTCTCTGTCTGAGCATCGCGTTACTAAGAATTGTGGCTGTGCTATTGGTCAGAACcttgagaaagaaagagaggagGATCGACTTCATGAGTTTCTCAAAGGTCTTGATGAGTCTCTCTATGGTGCAACTAAATCGAGTCTCCTCTCCCGAGATCCTTTACCTTCTCTCGACGAGGCATACAGTGTGCTTCTTCAAGATGAGGATTCCAAACACACAACACGTGTGCTCGATGAGCGAGTTGAAACAATGGCACACGCCGTTCGTACATCCAGCTCTGCATCTCCGCGTGCTCCGTTTGTTTCTCGAGAAGAAAGAATGAAGCTGCTCTGTTCTAGTTGTAATCGCAAGGGTCATCTAGCGACAAATTGTTTTCGCAGTTTGGGATATCCAGATTGGTGGGGAGATAGACCTCGTGGTCGTTTGCAGTCAAACAGTGGACAAGGAACCTCGTCGCCATCTCCCCGACAGCCCTCAACTGCACCTGCTCGTGTCAATGTGGTGACTACTTCGCCACAACAACACTCCGCCAACACACTTACTGCTTCCGATCGTGTTGGACTTACTGGCCTAAGCGACGAGCAATGGAAGACGTTGGTGACACTCTTGAACGAACATAAACCAGCGTCACATACTTTAAGCGGTACGTCTCCTATTTCCTCTTGGATTGTTGATTCTGGAGCCACAAACCACATGACGGGAACACTTTGTTCTCTCACTGATATACAAGACACGGCCCCTTTACATGTTAAATTGCCTGATGGAAGGCTTACACTTGCGACACAAAGAGGGACAGTTATTTTAAGTTCCCTACTTACACTTCAGGATGTTTTATACGTTGATGGCCTTCAGTGCCATTTGATATCAGTTTCTCAGTTAGCTCGACAGAAAACTTGTATCTTTCAGATTTCTGATAAACTTGGATTGATTCAGGACCGCATTACCAGGACGCTGATTGGAGTGGCTGAGCAGAGGAATGGACTTTATTTTTTGCGAGGGATGGAGTTTGCTGGGGCGATTCATCAGGAGAAACCAGTTACTCAAGATTTATGGCATCATCGCTTAGGACATCCCTCCGCTGGTGTTTTGGATTTACTACCTATTTCTGTTTCTCATAATAGTAGTTTTAAGAATAAGGTCTGCGATACTTGTATTCGCGCCAAGCAAACCCGTTGTTCTTTTCCAAACAGTTCTAATACAACAAAGGCTTTATTTGATTTGGTGCATTTTGATTTGTGGGGTCCTTACCGTGCTCCATCTCGCTGTGGTTCTCGTTATTTTCTGACTGTCGTAGATGATTACTCTCGCAGTATTTGGCTTTATCTCTTACCTTCCAAGCATGAAGTTTCTACTACAATTCGCAACTTCATTGCTATGGTCAAGCGCCAATTTAATACAAACGTTAGAACGATTCGCAGTGACAATGGCACGGAATTCATGTGCCTGACATCTTACTTCCGTGAGCATGGAATTATACACGAAACATCCTGCGTCGGTACGCCACAACAGAATGGCAGAGTTGAAAGAAAGCATCGTCACATCTTGAACGTTGCTCGAGCTTTACGATTTCAGTCTTCTCTACCTATTGAGTTTTGGGGAGAATGTATTTTGACTGCAGCCTATCTTATTAATCGTACACCGTCTAAATTGCTCAACGGACAGACACCTTTTGAGCGCCTCTATCTTCGAGCTCCTCCTTTGACACACTTACGGGTGTTCGGGTGTCTCTGCTATGCACATAATCAGAACCACAGAGGAGACAAGTTTGATTCACGCAGTGTACAAGGCGTGTTTATCGGTTACCCGACTGGTAAAAAGGGTTGGCGAGTCCTTAATCGCGACACAGGCAAGATCTTTGTTAGTCGCGATGTCGTGTTTTGTGAAACAGAGTTTCCTTATGCTACTCCCTCTGTACCTCACGCTCCTGTTACCACACCTATCGCTACCACTCTTGGTCGTCCGGCTCCTCCTATAGCAGAACCTGCAACACCAGTTCCTATTTCTCTGCCCCATGAAGACCCTAGTACCGATCCTGCACCCGATGACATAGTCGTCGTTTCTGATACTTCATCAGTTATATCTGATACAACACCTTCAGAAAATGAGACTTCTCCTCCATCGTCTCCTTCTTGTACACAAGATGCTTTATCTCCTCCAGTTTCTACGGACCTTTCTGATATGGAAGGCTCTCCTTCATTACCCACGTCTCCTTCGATGTCTTCTTCTACTGCGGCTCATGATGTTACTAACTCATCTCCCTTACCTGCTGTTTCATCTACAGAACTCGGAACAGAAACACCTGCCCCGATCCAGGAGTTGGGTCGTGGTCTACGAAACAAAACCTTACCTGCCAAGTTAAATGACTACGTGCTTCATACAATTTCACCAGCTGTTACGTGTCAACAAACTGCACCTTATTCACTGGAGTTCTACGTCGATTGCTCCAATTTTTCCGAAAGCCACTGTGCTTTTCTTACTGCTATATCTTCGCTGGTTGAGCCTCGTTCTTACAAGCAAGCTATCCTCGATGAAAACTGGCGAAACGCGATAACAGTTGAATATGTCGCCTTAGAGGACAGTGGAACATGGACAGTGGTAGATCTTCCTCCTGGCAAGCACGCTATCGGCTGTAAATGGGTTTTTAAACTCAAGTTTCGCGCCGATGGAACCTTAGAACGTTATAAGGCACGTCTCGTCGTACTGGGAAATAATCAGGTCGAAGGTGATGACTACGATGAAACCTTCGCCCCTGTTGCAAAGATGACGACAGTACGCACCTTCTTACAGATCGCTTCCTCTCGCAATTGGGAGATCCATCAAATGGATGTCCATAATGCGTTCTTACATGGTGATTTGAAAGAGGAAGTTTATATGCGACCTCCTCCAGGGTTTTCTGGTTCGGACAAGAACAAAGTCTGTCGTTTAAACAAGTCACTATATGGTCTTCGTCAGGCACCACGCTGCTGGTTCGAGAAGTTATCTACGTCTCTACGAAATTACGGGTTTTCTCAAGGGCCACCCGATTACTCCTTATTCGTTTTGGATCGCGGTTCCGAGTATATTATGGTTCTCGTGTATGTGGACGATCTCATTGTTTCTGCAAGTAACCTGCAACTTCTTGCCTCATTTAAAACTTATATGAACAAGTGTTTTCATATGAAAGATTTAGGAGTTTCTAAATACTTCCTTGGACTTGAACTTGCAAGGAGTCCTACTGGTATTTATCTCTGCCAAAGGAAGTACGCTCTTGGGATCTTAGAGGAGACAGGTCTTCTTGCAGCTAAACCTTCTCTGTTTCCAGTTGAACAGAATCATCGTCTAGCTTTAGACAAAGGTCccgattttaaaaatatttctgctTATCGACGACTCATTGGAAGGCTTATCTATCTCTCTGTGACTCGTCCGGATCTATCCTACTCTGTTCACATCCTGTCTCAGTTTATGCAAAAACCGAAACAGGCTCATTGGGATGCCGCCCTTCGTGTTGTTCGTTACCTTAAGGGAACTCCAGGGCAAGGCATTTTGTTGCGAGCTCACACCGATCTACATCTTGCTGCTTGGTGTGATTCAGACTGGAACGGCTGTCCCATTACTCGTAGATCGCTTACTGGTTGGTACATTACACTCGGTGGCTCTCCTATCTCTTGGAAGACACAAAAGCAACCAAACGTTTCTCGATCAAGCTGTGAAGCTGAATACCGTGCGATGTCCTTCACAGTCCAGGAAATTATGGGAATCAACAACTTATTGCGCGCTTTTCGTATTCCCCTTACTTCACCTACTCCTCTACATTGTGATAGTAAGTCTGCTATCTACCTTGCTGCTAACCCGGTCTTTCACGAACGCACGAAACATGTGGAAAATGATTGCCATTTCATACGCGACGAGATCGTCAAAGGCACTATTGCGACAAAGCATGTTTCTACTCATACACAGCTAGCAGATATCTTTACTAAGGCCCTTGGACGAAAGGAGTTTCACGAGTTTCTATCCAAGTtgggagttcttgatcttcactctccaacttgagggggggTATTACGGGATATATACGACATATATATTCTTTACATATTAGTTTGTGATAAGTATGTAAATATTCCTTCTCTAGATTCTACGAATTAGGTAAAACAGTTTGTATATATACTTTGGTCCATTGACCCATATCAACACAAGAAATCCTTTATACGATACTAGATTTCTTGACATAAATCGAATCAACACACACAGAAACAAAAGAGGTTTTGTGTGGGTTTAGTTATTACGATGAAGCCTTTGAAGTTGATTTCAGGATTGTTTTTCCGGTGAACAATCTGTGACAGCTGAGGAACGTAGTGACCTGCGTAGCTTTCTCCAGCGATGTAGAACTCTCTGTGCTTGTATTGCGGAAACCTCTCGAACCATTTCACGAGAAACACATATGCATCTTCAGCTGCATCATGCAACAACATTTTGTTGAGTGATCCATGATGGATGCGTCAAAGAGTCATGAGCTTCATCATATACCTGTTCTCTGATCTCCGGAAGTGTACAAGTCAGAGGTAGTATTCGTATACGAGAAACCAACACCAGCTGGTGATTCAAGAAACAACACGTTTGCCactgaggaaaagaagaaacagaggaatcTTCGTAACTTGAactcaattaaaaaaataaacataagttATTAGACCAATGGGACGAAACTAATATTACATGAAATCATGGTTCTAAAAATCGGTCATATCCGAAACGATTTTCCTAAATATCCgatttatatctatttataagaTCCAAATTGATTTAAACTGTTCTAAATCGGTTAAAACCGATTTAAATcgatctatttttttaaatatgttaagtttagcaataatattattataaatctataaaattatctaatttcttcggttttgtatttttaattttgataattcattataataatgagaaattgccaaaaatacaattttcatagtaccacttttcatgtttacactaaccacttttaccactatttttaatgaagggtttagatttgaacgtttaggatttagggtttagattttatgttttagggtttagatttgatgtttta
It encodes:
- the LOC108848531 gene encoding serine carboxypeptidase-like 26 encodes the protein MSPPPRLLVVSLLLLVLLPFSSSCRDAQENDRISRLPGEPNNVSFSHFSGYVTVNESAGRALFYWLTESTQHPESKPLVLWLNGGPGCSSLAYGAAEEIGPFRINPDGKTLYHNPYAWNQLANVLFLESPAGVGFSYTNTTSDLYTSGDQRTAEDAYVFLVKWFERFPQYKHREFYIAGESYAGHYVPQLSQIVHRKNNPEINFKGFIVGNAVIDDYHDFVGLFEYWWTHGLISDLTYHNLRITCEFVSSEHPSLECSKAIEAADKEQGDIDPYSIYTATCKKEAAALRSRFLRVRHPWMWRAYDPCTERYSGMYFNSPEVQKAMHANTTGIAYPWKTCSDIVGDKWADSPLSMLPIYKELIAAGLRIWVFSGDTDSVVPVTGTRYSIRALKLQPVSEWYPWYDNGQVGGWSQVYKGLTLVTIHGAGHEVPLHRPRRGFLLFQSFLNNKPM